The following are from one region of the Phycisphaerae bacterium genome:
- a CDS encoding class I mannose-6-phosphate isomerase, whose translation MDVYPVVFEPLLKSKVWGGRHLERLLGKTLPPDAPIGESWELVDLEGEVSVVANGPLRGTALPDLVREWGPALMGDVELIDGRFPLLLKFLDARETLSVQVHPDEETAQRLGGAVRPKNEAWYVVHANDDACIFRGARDGTTAEAFRAALESRGVGDLLCRIPVRAGHCYYLPSGVIHALGGGVVVAEVQTPSDVTYRLFDWDRIDPSVGGPRELHVEQGLGCARFDAGPYPEERQQHVASVWTTVTTLVRSPWFSVDRVRMVEGADQPVPLDRSFVVWMILEGRCRVRYGGGSSAVEFNVGDTVLLPAGLKEARVETLAPSMWLEVSVPLASTLAGLDRLDPAELASNKGGPFVPLRMPKKQ comes from the coding sequence ATGGACGTTTATCCCGTCGTCTTTGAACCGCTCTTGAAGTCCAAGGTGTGGGGAGGACGCCATCTCGAGCGACTGCTCGGAAAGACGCTGCCTCCTGATGCGCCCATTGGAGAATCCTGGGAGCTCGTCGACCTGGAAGGGGAGGTATCGGTCGTGGCCAACGGGCCGCTGCGCGGGACGGCGCTGCCCGATCTGGTCAGGGAGTGGGGTCCGGCCCTGATGGGTGATGTTGAGCTGATCGACGGTCGATTCCCGCTGCTGCTGAAGTTTCTCGACGCCCGGGAAACGCTGAGCGTGCAGGTGCATCCTGACGAGGAGACTGCGCAGCGCCTGGGCGGGGCGGTTCGACCGAAGAATGAAGCGTGGTACGTGGTCCACGCCAACGACGACGCCTGCATTTTCCGTGGCGCTCGGGATGGGACGACGGCGGAAGCGTTCCGCGCCGCACTGGAATCTCGAGGCGTGGGAGATCTGCTGTGCCGGATCCCCGTGCGCGCGGGCCATTGCTACTATCTGCCTTCGGGGGTGATCCATGCACTTGGCGGCGGCGTGGTGGTCGCAGAAGTACAGACCCCGTCGGACGTGACGTATCGACTGTTCGACTGGGATCGAATCGATCCGAGCGTGGGCGGCCCGCGGGAACTGCACGTGGAGCAGGGGCTGGGCTGCGCGCGCTTCGACGCGGGACCGTACCCGGAGGAACGGCAGCAACACGTCGCAAGCGTCTGGACGACGGTCACGACGCTGGTACGTTCGCCGTGGTTCAGCGTGGACCGGGTACGGATGGTGGAGGGGGCGGACCAACCGGTACCGCTGGATCGCAGTTTCGTCGTGTGGATGATCCTGGAGGGTCGATGTCGAGTTCGATATGGCGGCGGATCCAGTGCGGTGGAGTTCAACGTCGGCGATACGGTCCTGCTGCCGGCCGGCCTGAAGGAAGCCCGGGTGGAGACGCTGGCGCCTTCGATGTGGCTGGAGGTTTCCGTACCGCTGGCGAGTACGCTGGCGGGCCTCGATCGGCTTGATCCGGCGGAACTCGCGTCGAACAAGGGTGGCCCATTCGTGCCACTTCGAATGCCCAAGAAGCAGTGA
- the metG gene encoding methionine--tRNA ligase subunit beta, with the protein MTDSAAPQGTITFDDFVKVQLRVGKVIEAKAHPNADKLLILRVDLGTEQRQICAGLRAYYAPEQLMGKNLIIVTNLAPRMMRGEESNGMLLAASSPDKSRVIVLTTDEPIEPGSTIS; encoded by the coding sequence ATGACCGATTCTGCGGCACCCCAGGGAACGATTACCTTCGACGACTTCGTCAAGGTTCAGCTTCGCGTGGGCAAAGTCATTGAAGCCAAGGCCCACCCCAACGCCGACAAACTACTTATCCTGCGTGTCGATCTGGGAACGGAACAACGCCAGATCTGCGCGGGCCTGCGGGCCTACTACGCGCCCGAACAGCTCATGGGCAAGAACCTGATCATCGTGACCAATCTTGCCCCGCGCATGATGCGCGGCGAGGAAAGCAACGGCATGCTGCTGGCCGCCTCCAGCCCCGATAAATCGCGCGTGATCGTCCTGACCACGGACGAACCCATCGAGCCCGGCAGCACGATCAGTTAG
- a CDS encoding HEAT repeat domain-containing protein, translating into MSLSALPDTWGVLLAQPSKAVDAAIAEVLPTLEGMEQAAAIEALVRRGNREALSRAFEALPRLSRDGREAVLRELSAWRSELAARLASGESEARVTALKLIAEARAADLAELAVRALEHSCPKTRGEAIQTLGRLLDDTSTARGHDHSTERVSARRCAVLDALRLALRRWSIHRQSGVIFMALGIPVETMDTIRDLVHRRRAPITIVLQKYLERSDDGRFIRFRLSAVGIDTLSSHAIRGLSRIDDEVSFRGLLGEIDVLGDEAVRKGVRRLRRLPFLTQRVERWARWAEDEVAAGLTLARLMGLSQSERLTIYSTVLDEGDPALRDSLLNALRCERGPEAEALLRRISLRDRGAVGAEAIREWRRRTVGTHATESPSPDGSDPLGAAIRRLIHDVGASPNPTREERDVLRVRWSDSLRLLRARLAGLDPEVRRRALIVAREMGAAEALRDVVYRMCHDGDTAVRAAAVGMLADLSDPTATRIVRSALTDPDARVRAAAVEAAERSDRSEARGLVADRLGDESRRVRANAIKALLPGASARAAAELIDMLLHPSPGWRRSGLWVVGRLGLQSQRGRLGQLAQSDEDPAVRRSAGDILERWQAMGTSQGEFSKSGEAASASMVTMEKARS; encoded by the coding sequence ATGAGCCTATCCGCTCTTCCGGACACCTGGGGGGTACTTCTTGCCCAGCCAAGCAAGGCCGTCGACGCGGCCATTGCAGAGGTTCTGCCCACACTGGAGGGCATGGAGCAAGCGGCGGCGATTGAAGCGCTGGTCCGACGGGGGAACCGTGAGGCTCTTTCCAGGGCGTTTGAAGCCTTGCCGCGGTTGTCGCGGGATGGTCGGGAGGCGGTTCTTCGGGAGCTGTCGGCCTGGCGGTCCGAGCTGGCGGCGCGGCTGGCATCGGGGGAGAGTGAAGCACGGGTGACGGCGCTGAAGCTGATCGCCGAAGCACGGGCCGCGGATCTCGCCGAGTTGGCGGTACGAGCGCTGGAGCATTCCTGCCCGAAGACCCGGGGGGAAGCGATTCAGACACTCGGCAGGCTGCTGGACGACACCTCGACGGCTCGCGGGCACGACCATTCGACCGAGCGGGTTTCGGCACGTCGCTGCGCGGTGCTGGACGCCCTTCGGCTGGCTCTGCGGCGCTGGTCGATTCATCGACAGAGCGGTGTCATATTCATGGCACTCGGCATCCCCGTCGAAACGATGGACACCATCCGCGACCTCGTCCATCGTCGCCGGGCTCCCATAACCATTGTGCTCCAGAAGTATCTGGAAAGAAGCGACGACGGGCGATTCATTCGCTTCCGGTTGTCGGCCGTAGGCATCGATACGCTGTCGAGCCACGCCATTCGCGGGCTTTCGCGTATCGACGATGAGGTATCATTTCGCGGTTTGCTGGGGGAGATCGACGTGCTCGGCGATGAGGCGGTGCGCAAGGGGGTGCGCCGGCTCCGGCGCCTACCGTTTCTGACGCAGCGCGTCGAACGTTGGGCGCGATGGGCGGAGGACGAGGTGGCGGCCGGTCTGACGCTGGCGCGGCTGATGGGCCTGTCGCAGTCCGAACGGTTGACGATCTACTCGACGGTTCTCGACGAGGGCGATCCCGCGCTGCGTGATTCGTTGCTGAACGCGTTGCGGTGCGAGCGCGGACCGGAAGCGGAGGCGCTGCTGCGGCGCATTTCGCTGCGTGATCGCGGCGCGGTCGGCGCGGAGGCGATTCGGGAATGGCGGCGACGGACGGTGGGTACGCATGCGACGGAGAGTCCGTCGCCGGACGGAAGTGATCCGCTGGGCGCGGCGATCAGGCGGCTGATTCACGACGTGGGCGCATCGCCGAATCCCACCCGGGAAGAGCGGGACGTGCTCCGCGTGCGCTGGTCGGATTCTCTCCGCCTGCTGCGGGCGAGGCTGGCCGGGCTCGACCCGGAGGTGCGCCGGCGAGCGCTGATCGTGGCCCGCGAGATGGGCGCGGCCGAGGCGCTGCGGGATGTCGTATACCGGATGTGCCACGACGGTGACACCGCGGTCCGCGCGGCCGCCGTGGGAATGCTCGCGGACCTTTCCGATCCGACAGCGACTCGGATCGTGCGTTCGGCGCTGACCGATCCCGACGCACGGGTTCGGGCGGCAGCGGTCGAGGCAGCGGAGCGATCCGATCGCAGCGAGGCACGGGGGCTGGTTGCGGATCGTCTGGGGGACGAGAGCCGGCGCGTGCGAGCCAATGCCATCAAGGCGCTCTTGCCGGGAGCGTCGGCGCGCGCGGCCGCGGAACTGATCGACATGCTCTTGCACCCGTCGCCGGGCTGGCGGCGAAGCGGGTTGTGGGTCGTGGGTCGCCTGGGCCTGCAGTCGCAGCGGGGCCGATTGGGGCAACTTGCGCAGTCGGACGAGGATCCGGCGGTACGCCGGTCGGCGGGCGACATTCTGGAGCGGTGGCAGGCGATGGGGACATCGCAGGGCGAATTTTCAAAGAGCGGGGAAGCGGCGAGCGCGTCGATGGTGACGATGGAGAAGGCGCGATCATGA
- a CDS encoding GNAT family N-acetyltransferase codes for MADATIVPVGMGELTLIADLYNQVMSPARDESFFKRRFQGRYNVNLMVAMVEKRHAGFIVGFELMPSTYFTWLVGVLPDFRRAGIGTQLSQAQSAWAREHQYGILRFECLNQHRPMLHLAISEGFDIIGIRWDTATGNNVVIFEKDLR; via the coding sequence ATGGCGGACGCGACCATCGTGCCTGTGGGAATGGGTGAGCTGACCCTGATTGCCGATCTTTACAATCAGGTGATGAGTCCAGCGCGAGATGAATCATTCTTCAAGCGACGGTTCCAGGGGCGGTACAACGTCAACCTGATGGTGGCGATGGTTGAAAAACGTCATGCTGGCTTCATTGTCGGATTCGAGCTCATGCCCTCGACCTATTTCACCTGGCTGGTGGGCGTGTTGCCGGATTTCCGCCGGGCGGGAATCGGGACGCAGCTCAGCCAGGCGCAGTCAGCCTGGGCCCGCGAACACCAGTACGGCATTCTGCGGTTTGAGTGTCTGAACCAGCATCGACCCATGCTGCACCTAGCGATCTCCGAGGGGTTCGACATTATCGGAATCCGCTGGGACACGGCCACGGGCAACAACGTGGTCATCTTCGAGAAAGACCTTCGTTAA
- a CDS encoding DUF971 domain-containing protein, with amino-acid sequence MAGDETKSSSDSPRGEGRGPHDASVSPADLKLRLREQELLVQWKDGTTSRFDLAVLRKNCPCATCRTEREQRDDNPLKVLRSDPTDVRVVNAKLVGQYAIQFEWSDGHDTGIFDFRYLRSLE; translated from the coding sequence ATGGCGGGCGACGAAACGAAATCATCCTCCGATTCGCCGCGTGGTGAAGGACGGGGTCCGCATGACGCGTCCGTTTCGCCCGCGGATCTCAAGCTGCGCCTGCGCGAGCAGGAACTACTCGTGCAGTGGAAGGATGGCACGACCAGCCGATTCGATCTTGCCGTGTTGCGGAAGAACTGCCCGTGTGCGACGTGCCGGACGGAGCGCGAACAGCGGGATGACAATCCGCTCAAGGTGCTGCGATCCGATCCGACCGACGTGCGCGTGGTCAATGCGAAGCTCGTGGGGCAATACGCCATTCAGTTTGAATGGTCCGACGGGCACGACACGGGGATTTTCGATTTCCGCTACTTGCGGTCGCTAGAATAG
- a CDS encoding inositol monophosphatase translates to MSQPPIATMLDLACELAVGAGKTIRKHVGQRPSHYKADKSVVTETDHLVQEQLVRAIHEMFPEHAVLGEENLPGGVRGPSPSDARFCWVLDPIDGTRNFVTGFPCYGTCIAVLDRAEPIIGVVAEHALGDLYRATRGGGAWCNDRPMQVRAPHPGEDMLVGTPSTKEPLTLQVLDVWLKTKGIVFRNTGSTAAHLALVARGSMAAAFSKRCKIWDIAAGMLLVTEAGGVVTSAFGEPLLPFNLAADHPRNDIPFLCGEPAIHAHLLPTIPRPT, encoded by the coding sequence ATGTCACAGCCCCCCATCGCCACCATGCTGGACCTAGCCTGCGAGCTCGCCGTCGGCGCCGGCAAAACCATCCGCAAGCACGTCGGACAGCGCCCCAGCCACTACAAGGCCGACAAGAGCGTCGTCACCGAAACCGACCACCTCGTGCAGGAACAACTCGTCCGCGCCATCCACGAAATGTTCCCCGAGCACGCCGTGCTCGGCGAGGAAAACCTGCCCGGCGGTGTTCGCGGCCCCTCCCCCTCCGACGCCCGCTTCTGCTGGGTGCTCGACCCCATCGACGGAACGCGCAACTTCGTGACCGGCTTCCCCTGCTACGGAACCTGCATCGCCGTGCTCGACCGCGCCGAACCCATTATCGGTGTCGTTGCCGAGCACGCCCTCGGCGACCTCTACCGCGCCACGCGCGGCGGCGGTGCCTGGTGCAACGACCGCCCCATGCAGGTCCGCGCACCCCATCCCGGCGAGGACATGCTCGTGGGCACCCCGTCCACCAAGGAGCCCCTCACGCTCCAGGTCCTCGACGTATGGTTGAAAACAAAAGGGATCGTATTCCGCAACACCGGATCGACGGCCGCTCACCTGGCGCTCGTCGCCCGGGGCTCCATGGCCGCTGCGTTCTCAAAGCGATGCAAGATCTGGGATATCGCGGCCGGGATGCTTCTGGTGACTGAAGCCGGGGGCGTCGTCACGAGTGCCTTCGGCGAGCCCCTGCTCCCCTTCAACCTTGCCGCCGATCACCCCCGAAATGACATTCCCTTCCTTTGCGGCGAGCCGGCGATCCACGCCCACCTGCTCCCCACCATCCCCCGCCCGACGTAG